In Herpetosiphonaceae bacterium, the genomic window CGCGGCCTGCTCGTCGGACGCGCCGCGATAGCGCTGAAGCTCGTCGACGAACTTTGCATCATCGCCGGGCGGCACAAAGCCGTAGGGCCGCGCCAGGCGGCGCTTGAGCTGGTTGAGATAGTGCTCCTGAATATAGGATTGCTTGCGGGCACGACGGAAGAGCATCGCCAGCGATTGCACGTACTCCGCCGACGAGCGCCGCGCGACATCGGCGCGCAGCGGCACCGGTCGTCCGAAGCGCCGTCCGGTCAGCACGATATACAGCACCGTCACCAGCACGGCGTAGAGCGCGGCCCAGCCCCACCACTGGCGCAGCACGACGCGACGCAGCGTTGGCGGCGTGTTGTAGCCGTGGTGATACTCATTGAAGAGCACGGTCGCGCCGGGCGGCACGCGCGCCAGCAGGTTCAAGATCAGCGCCGCGCTGCCCGGCTCGCGTAGCCCGTCGTTGGTGAACGGAAACTCCGTCGCCGCCAGGTAGATATAGCCGCGTCCCTCTTGAATCCCAACCAGCGCGTCGCCGAGATCGGTGCTGAGCAGCGGCAGATAGTCGTCGCGGCCTAGCTCCAGCGCGCTCTGCGTGTTGACCGGCACGCTAACGACCGGCGGATCGGTCAGCAGCGGCTGGACCACATCGGCGCGCTCGACGAGATCGGCGTCGTCGTCGAAGACGACCGAGGCATCGAGCTGATCAAGCAGCTCGTTGCGGTTCTGCTGCCACTGCACGGGCACGACCAGGATCAGCGTGCCGCCGTTGCGCACCCAGCGCAGCGTTTCCTCGGCCTGCTCCTCGGTGATCGGCTCCTCAGGCGCGATCGTAAACAGCGCGGCGGCTTCGTCGGGGATGCGCCACGCGGTGTATTCGAGGTTGAGCGCGTTGTAGCCCAGGGCTTGCAGCCAGCGCTGAAGGCCAAGCGCGCCCTCGCCGCCCGACGAGTGCGTCGAGCCGGTCTGTCCATCGTCCTGAATCTGGTTGCTGCCGGGACCATAGACGGTGAAGCCGATCAGGATGCCGAACAGGACCGTGATCAGCAGCAGATCGCGCCAGCGCCTCATGACTTTGGCTCCGTCCCGCGTAGCTGCTGGATCTGCGCCTCGTAGGCCAGAAAATCCTGCTCCGCGATCGGGCGCTTGCCGTACCAGACGTGCTCGAACGTGCCGACGACCGGCGCGAGCTGATCGGCGAGGGGCGCGTTGGCGCGGACCTGATCGAGATACTCGCGGTTGGTCAGCGAGCGATCGTAGCGCAGCAGCTTGCGCTCGTCCAGCCACAGCAGCGACGACAGGTACAGGTAGCGCACGGCAGTGCGGTAGTCGCCCGTGCGCGCCTGCGCCTGTGCCCGATCGAGCGCCTCGGTAGCCGTAATGTCTTCTTCTTCCAGGGCGGCCTCGGCGCGGGCTTTGGCATCGCGCACCAGCGATTGGCGCACGCCGCGAATAGCGTAGAAGACCAGCCCCAGCACCAGCAGCAGCCCGATCGTCAGGAGCGCCCAGCCCAGCGGCGAGAGCGAGCGGAAGCCGGTCGGCGGCCCTGCGGCTGGCGCGGGCGAGTTGTTCGGCAGCGAGCCGAACAGGCTGTCCAAGAAGTCCTCGATCGCCTGCCAGAACGATTGCCAGAAGCTGGTCCAGGCAGACGGAACCTCGCGGCTTTTGAAGGGCGGCTTGGCAAAAACCTCGTCGAGCTTGGCAAGCGCGTCGGGATCGTGCGCATTGCGCGCCTGGCCGACGGCATCCAGAATCGCGCCCAGCCGCGCGGCGATGAGCTGATAGGGCGGCGGCTCCTCGCCGAGCGCCTCTGCCAGCCAGCCATTATCTACCGGCACCGTCGTGCCGTCGGGCAGCGCGATCTCATGGGCGGCAGCCAGCTCCAGGGCAACCTCGTCCAGCCCGATGCGGTCGGAGCGCGTCGCCGCCGCGTACGCCTCACGCGCCCACTGCTCATACTGCGCGAGCGTGGGCGGGGCAGACTGGGCGCTCACGCTGTGGACGAGGCCCAGGCAGAGCAGCGCGAGACTCAAGAAACGTCGTATATGCATGGCTACTCTATGCTCAGCGGCTCTCAAGCGGCGACAGGTCGGGGCCGGGCGCTAGGAGCGTGCTGGCCTGCTGCTCCAGATCGAAGCCTTCTTTGCGAATACGCAGATCGAAGTACATCAGCGTGTAGCTGATCATGCTGAAGGGCGTGGCGATCACGCTGAATACGGCTGAGACGACGCTGCTGATGACGAGCTGGATGCGTGGATCGACGTTCAGGAGCACCGTCGGCATCACGATCACCATTGCCGGAACCGATACCAGGAAATACATCAGCAGCAGAATCACCAGCAGATAGCCGACGGTTCGCCAGAAGTAGCCCTGGGTCAAGTGCCAACTGCGCACCAGGCTGCTCCACGCGCCCTGCCCTTCGACCATCACCGCCTGCGAGGTGAAGAAGATCCGCACGAGCAGCGCCAGGATCAGCACCGAGATCACCGCCAGCAGCCCAAGGCCGAGCATGCCCAGGATGGCGATCCCGGCCAGGCTTTGCGCGCTGCTCTCGTCACTGATGCTCTGCCCGACGAGCAACACTCCTAACAGTGCCAGCAGGCCGAAGACGCCGCCGGTGATCGCAGCGCCGATCAGCGTAGGAATCAGCCGCGCGCCGATCAGCGCCGCGCCGCGCCGCAGCGCAGCGCCGAAGCTCTCGCCGACGCCAGTCTCGCGCCCAAGATAGCGCTGCGAGATGCCATGCGCCAGCGCGCCTTCGAGGAGCGGCTGAAAGATCACGGTGTAGAACAGGCCCAGGCCCATGAGTCCCACGTACCAGAATAACATGTCGGAAAAGAACTGGAAGGGCGAGGCTTGCCCGAATGGGTTGCTCCCGCTGTTGGCCTGATTTTGTAATTCGGCGAGCTGCTCTTGCAGCGGATACTGCACGATAAAGCTGATGAGCGTATATGGCACGAGGATCAGCGCCGTGATGGCGACGAACGTCAGAAAATTGCTGCGGTAGAGACGGAAACTTTCATCTAATAACTCGCCGAGGCCAAGCTGGCGGATACGCGGACGAGTAAGCATTGCGGTTCCTTTCCGGGGTCTGGAGGATTATAGCACGAGATAGCGCCGGGATCATACGCCGTAGGTCTGGACGCGGACCCGGTACTTCTGCCGAATGATGGCCTGGATCGCCGGGCTTATGCGCCGAGCAACGGCCTGTGGTCGACGCTGCCGGTAGCCGGTGTGAAAAGATCCTGCTGAGG contains:
- a CDS encoding DUF4350 domain-containing protein, with protein sequence MRRWRDLLLITVLFGILIGFTVYGPGSNQIQDDGQTGSTHSSGGEGALGLQRWLQALGYNALNLEYTAWRIPDEAAALFTIAPEEPITEEQAEETLRWVRNGGTLILVVPVQWQQNRNELLDQLDASVVFDDDADLVERADVVQPLLTDPPVVSVPVNTQSALELGRDDYLPLLSTDLGDALVGIQEGRGYIYLAATEFPFTNDGLREPGSAALILNLLARVPPGATVLFNEYHHGYNTPPTLRRVVLRQWWGWAALYAVLVTVLYIVLTGRRFGRPVPLRADVARRSSAEYVQSLAMLFRRARKQSYIQEHYLNQLKRRLARPYGFVPPGDDAKFVDELQRYRGASDEQAARLRALLEQFRRPASDEQLVRLVRTADAFADEKGRLR
- a CDS encoding DUF4129 domain-containing protein yields the protein MHIRRFLSLALLCLGLVHSVSAQSAPPTLAQYEQWAREAYAAATRSDRIGLDEVALELAAAHEIALPDGTTVPVDNGWLAEALGEEPPPYQLIAARLGAILDAVGQARNAHDPDALAKLDEVFAKPPFKSREVPSAWTSFWQSFWQAIEDFLDSLFGSLPNNSPAPAAGPPTGFRSLSPLGWALLTIGLLLVLGLVFYAIRGVRQSLVRDAKARAEAALEEEDITATEALDRAQAQARTGDYRTAVRYLYLSSLLWLDERKLLRYDRSLTNREYLDQVRANAPLADQLAPVVGTFEHVWYGKRPIAEQDFLAYEAQIQQLRGTEPKS